From Candidatus Zixiibacteriota bacterium, a single genomic window includes:
- the recR gene encoding recombination mediator RecR translates to MFKSAQSVEKLIGELSKLPGIGRKTAQRLTFWILKMKKEDARSLARAIVDVKEKIVRCSICSNITETDPCAICTDPKRDNTTICVVEEANDILAIEKSGEYRGLYHVLQGALSPLDGIGPEQLRFKEFVSRLKDEIKEVIIATNPNVEGEATAVYVSRLVKPLKIRVTRIARGLPIGSDIEYADQNTLTKALQGRQDF, encoded by the coding sequence ATGTTCAAGTCAGCACAATCGGTTGAGAAGCTGATCGGAGAGCTGTCGAAGCTTCCCGGCATAGGTCGCAAGACCGCCCAGAGACTTACATTCTGGATTCTCAAGATGAAGAAAGAGGATGCCAGAAGTCTGGCGAGGGCGATTGTCGATGTTAAGGAAAAAATCGTCCGCTGCTCGATCTGCTCCAACATCACCGAGACCGACCCGTGCGCTATATGTACCGATCCCAAACGGGACAATACGACAATCTGCGTCGTCGAAGAAGCCAACGACATCCTGGCGATCGAGAAAAGCGGCGAGTACCGAGGATTGTACCACGTCCTTCAGGGTGCCCTCTCCCCTCTCGACGGCATCGGCCCTGAGCAACTTAGATTCAAAGAGTTTGTTTCGCGACTGAAAGACGAGATCAAAGAGGTAATAATCGCAACCAATCCTAATGTCGAGGGCGAGGCCACAGCCGTCTATGTCTCTCGACTCGTCAAACCGCTAAAAATCAGAGTCACGCGGATCGCGCGCGGCCTGCCGATCGGATCCGACATCGAATACGCCGATCAGAACACCCTTACCAAAGCGCTTCAGGGCAGACAAGACTTCTGA
- a CDS encoding GYD domain-containing protein has protein sequence MKTFMLMTKLSPEVAAKIKDRETIGKSWLEQVREKCPEVKFLAHYALLGSYDFCDIYEAPDEETAAKVSMISMANGAFSAESWIAIPYKRIVELAGEI, from the coding sequence ATGAAGACATTTATGCTGATGACGAAACTGTCGCCAGAGGTCGCAGCGAAGATAAAGGACCGCGAAACAATCGGCAAGAGCTGGCTGGAACAGGTCAGGGAAAAATGTCCCGAGGTGAAATTTCTCGCTCACTACGCCCTGCTCGGTTCTTATGATTTCTGTGACATCTATGAAGCTCCCGATGAGGAGACAGCTGCCAAAGTCTCGATGATCAGCATGGCCAACGGCGCATTTTCGGCAGAGAGCTGGATCGCGATTCCGTACAAGCGCATTGTCGAACTGGCAGGTGAGATTTAG
- a CDS encoding YbaB/EbfC family nucleoid-associated protein, protein MGKGLGDMMKQVQKMQAKMEEIQAELEEERIEGTSGGGMVKVIANGKQEIVQVKIEKEVVDPEDVEMLEDLIVAAVNQAQQNAQELAAEKMAAITGGMKIPGMNLPF, encoded by the coding sequence ATGGGTAAAGGTTTAGGCGATATGATGAAACAGGTTCAGAAGATGCAGGCCAAAATGGAAGAGATCCAGGCCGAGCTCGAAGAGGAGCGCATCGAGGGAACTTCAGGCGGCGGCATGGTAAAAGTGATCGCCAACGGTAAGCAGGAGATCGTTCAGGTCAAGATAGAAAAAGAAGTCGTGGACCCCGAAGACGTTGAGATGCTCGAGGATCTGATAGTTGCAGCAGTCAATCAGGCTCAGCAGAATGCACAGGAACTTGCTGCCGAGAAAATGGCCGCAATAACCGGTGGCATGAAAATCCCCGGCATGAATTTGCCGTTCTAA
- the dnaX gene encoding DNA polymerase III subunit gamma/tau: MGARVKYGAVEFVTYLVLARKLRPQTFDEIVAQEHITETLKKAVQMGRIAHAYIFCGTRGTGKTSTARILAKALNCVEGPTAEPCLKCVNCREIVSSSSMDVIEIDAASNTGVDSIRDLRENVRYAPAGSRYKIYIIDEVHRLSGAAFDALLKTLEEPPAHVVFMFATTEPHNLPATILSRAQRYDFRRIPLTKLTESLRSAAEKENINITDDALALIARKGDGSLRDALSLFEQVLAYANDGVTVELISDALGLVDLNLLFNLTETIHNHDTRSLLEQVLKLTESGSDIGQFLIDFQEHLRNLLITASVPEPSQFLELSDLYIEKYVAQEGYFSESDILRMVQVISDLRQQLKEGAEPRIFLEMALLRLARMDTTATLADVLKKLSEISSSRQESAPPKDLFNGTSSGESSPAEKKSPILNKPAGDDEEVRSKAPSDKPGTGWKGFLDGYTQINGMLSMMLRKGNAEFVSDGILQLTFPPDSGIDTLLTSAKIKQLEMELQKYYGRFVKFRVETDPGLRLDEPKMTLDPRFDISPEDVFRKNPDIQKIVERYDGKITSIKRITPKGANNG; this comes from the coding sequence GTGGGTGCACGGGTCAAATATGGAGCTGTCGAATTCGTGACATATCTGGTACTTGCACGGAAACTCCGCCCTCAGACGTTCGACGAGATCGTTGCGCAGGAGCATATCACTGAGACGCTGAAGAAGGCCGTCCAGATGGGACGAATCGCTCACGCATACATCTTCTGCGGCACGAGAGGAACTGGGAAGACGTCAACTGCGCGAATCCTGGCGAAAGCCCTCAATTGTGTTGAGGGACCGACTGCGGAACCGTGCCTGAAATGCGTCAACTGCAGGGAGATCGTTTCATCATCGTCGATGGATGTCATCGAAATCGATGCTGCGTCGAACACAGGTGTCGATTCCATACGCGATCTGCGTGAGAATGTCCGCTACGCTCCTGCCGGAAGCAGGTACAAGATATATATAATCGATGAAGTGCACCGCCTTTCCGGCGCAGCGTTCGATGCGTTGCTCAAGACTCTCGAAGAACCTCCTGCACACGTTGTCTTCATGTTTGCGACTACTGAACCGCACAACCTGCCGGCGACGATTCTCTCCCGGGCGCAGCGCTACGATTTCAGGAGGATACCACTAACCAAGTTGACGGAAAGTCTTAGAAGCGCCGCCGAGAAAGAAAATATCAATATCACCGACGATGCCCTCGCGCTGATCGCCAGGAAAGGTGATGGATCACTGCGCGACGCGCTGTCGCTGTTCGAGCAGGTGCTGGCTTACGCCAATGATGGTGTCACTGTTGAATTAATCTCCGATGCACTCGGTCTTGTCGATCTAAACCTCTTGTTTAATCTAACTGAGACGATCCATAATCACGACACCAGGTCACTACTTGAGCAGGTTTTGAAATTAACTGAGAGCGGATCCGATATTGGACAATTCCTGATCGACTTTCAGGAGCATCTCAGAAATCTCTTGATCACTGCCTCTGTACCGGAACCATCCCAGTTTCTCGAACTCTCAGACCTTTACATCGAGAAGTACGTTGCACAAGAGGGCTATTTCTCCGAAAGCGACATCCTTCGAATGGTGCAGGTAATCTCCGACTTGAGACAACAACTGAAAGAAGGTGCCGAGCCGAGAATATTCCTCGAAATGGCTCTGCTGAGATTGGCCAGGATGGACACGACCGCCACTCTTGCTGACGTGCTCAAGAAACTTTCGGAGATCTCTTCATCGCGACAGGAATCCGCCCCTCCCAAGGATCTCTTTAATGGAACATCGTCGGGAGAGTCTTCACCGGCGGAAAAAAAAAGCCCGATTCTGAATAAACCTGCCGGGGACGATGAGGAAGTGCGGAGTAAAGCCCCCTCGGATAAACCCGGCACCGGATGGAAGGGATTTCTGGACGGCTACACACAGATCAACGGCATGCTTTCGATGATGCTCAGGAAAGGCAACGCGGAATTTGTCAGTGACGGCATCCTGCAGTTGACTTTCCCTCCTGATTCCGGTATTGATACTTTGTTGACGTCGGCGAAGATCAAGCAGCTCGAGATGGAGCTCCAAAAATACTATGGAAGGTTTGTCAAATTCCGAGTGGAGACGGATCCCGGGTTGCGGCTGGATGAACCGAAGATGACACTCGATCCGAGGTTTGATATTAGTCCGGAAGATGTCTTCAGGAAGAACCCCGACATCCAAAAAATCGTTGAGAGATATGATGGAAAGATTACCAGCATAAAAAGGATAACCCCCAAAGGAGCAAACAATGGGTAA
- a CDS encoding TlpA family protein disulfide reductase gives MKKYTILVAALVLLFLAYKFLLNTDNEATSTANTSADATEGEHPRIVDGADFAISDYAGKVVILDFWASWCGPCKRQIPVLDRFYESLKSHDCLEVIAINLGESQNKVERFLARYPMPYDVMLDQSRALGNRFGIRAIPTLIVFDASGKIIDRMQGFNPNLDSHLRSLLRDLIPDCISS, from the coding sequence ATGAAGAAATACACTATCCTTGTAGCTGCGCTTGTCCTGCTCTTCCTGGCGTACAAGTTTCTGTTGAATACCGACAATGAGGCGACATCCACAGCCAACACCTCCGCCGACGCGACCGAAGGTGAACACCCAAGGATCGTCGATGGCGCCGATTTTGCCATCTCCGACTACGCCGGCAAAGTGGTCATACTCGATTTTTGGGCTTCATGGTGCGGACCGTGCAAGAGACAGATACCCGTCTTGGATCGATTCTACGAAAGTCTGAAGAGCCACGATTGCCTGGAAGTGATCGCTATTAACCTCGGTGAATCGCAGAATAAAGTGGAGCGATTTCTTGCACGATATCCAATGCCTTACGATGTAATGCTGGATCAGAGTCGCGCTCTTGGTAACAGGTTTGGTATACGCGCGATTCCAACACTCATTGTGTTCGATGCATCGGGGAAGATTATAGACAGAATGCAAGGATTTAACCCAAATCTTGACTCTCACTTGCGATCCCTCCTTAGAGATTTGATCCCGGATTGCATTTCATCCTGA
- a CDS encoding Rrf2 family transcriptional regulator, translating into MHISRKSDYALRALAYIAGQKPEKKSSISEIAEAEAIPRDFLAKILKELTRAGILKSFQGVTGGYQLAKPRETVSFLDVVEAMEGPLQVNLCAGSDIDCGCSRFSNCSMKTFWDEVQDSLKKTLTAANFGDPRLRSQ; encoded by the coding sequence ATGCACATTTCAAGAAAATCCGACTACGCACTCAGGGCACTGGCGTATATCGCAGGACAGAAACCGGAGAAGAAAAGCTCCATATCGGAGATCGCGGAAGCAGAAGCTATACCTCGCGACTTTCTCGCCAAGATTCTCAAAGAGCTTACCAGAGCAGGAATCCTGAAGTCATTTCAGGGTGTCACCGGCGGTTACCAACTCGCGAAACCGAGAGAGACAGTTTCCTTCCTGGATGTCGTGGAAGCTATGGAAGGTCCACTTCAGGTGAATCTGTGCGCAGGCTCAGACATCGATTGTGGATGCAGCCGATTCAGCAATTGCTCCATGAAGACATTCTGGGATGAAGTTCAGGACAGCCTCAAGAAGACTCTTACAGCGGCTAACTTCGGAGATCCTCGCCTTAGATCGCAATAA
- a CDS encoding class I SAM-dependent methyltransferase has product MQEKQYNSIYSEHSNYFGDKPDEMLENHCRLINRSKPVLDIGAGQGRNSLFLAGQGFNVDAIDTSYVAVEHLASRARKQNLLINPCNVSFEDLRVEDGYYSAILLFGIIQLLRWEDISFLIHKIHKWLTDDGLVFVLAFRKDDPSYERFSKEKQIGTNSFITTSGGVRTFLEPNEILKLFDGFDAVYHWEGLGPVHKHVDNPPEQHAEVHAVLRKH; this is encoded by the coding sequence TTGCAGGAGAAGCAGTACAATAGCATATATAGCGAGCATTCTAACTATTTCGGTGATAAGCCGGATGAGATGCTTGAGAATCACTGCCGACTAATCAATAGAAGCAAGCCGGTGCTCGATATCGGCGCCGGGCAGGGGCGCAATTCACTCTTCCTCGCCGGACAAGGTTTCAATGTTGACGCAATCGACACTTCGTATGTGGCAGTCGAGCATCTCGCAAGCCGCGCAAGAAAGCAAAACCTCCTGATCAACCCATGCAATGTGAGCTTTGAGGACCTTCGAGTTGAGGATGGATACTATTCCGCAATCCTGCTGTTTGGAATCATCCAGCTCCTTAGATGGGAGGATATATCTTTCCTCATCCACAAAATTCACAAATGGCTAACCGATGACGGTCTCGTCTTCGTGCTCGCATTCAGAAAAGATGATCCATCGTACGAGCGCTTCTCGAAAGAGAAGCAGATCGGCACGAATTCATTCATCACCACTTCAGGTGGCGTGAGAACATTTCTGGAACCGAATGAAATTCTTAAACTGTTCGACGGCTTCGATGCTGTCTATCATTGGGAAGGTCTCGGCCCGGTACATAAGCATGTCGATAACCCGCCGGAACAGCATGCGGAGGTGCATGCAGTGTTACGGAAACATTGA
- a CDS encoding OmpA family protein produces MVDENQDNNQQPIIIKKKKGGHGGHHGGAWKVAYADFVTAMMAFFLVMWIVSLDDSIKENVAQYFRDPGGLSGAGAEGVLPGKKGLFKDGSGSKPVKDLKRQEKAAETFKSLKDVGKRIGEKLESMSSFTRFKNQIDIELTPDGLRILLIENNDKSSFFASGSAEMSIDGQAILDAISAEISTLSYSVVIEGHTDSKKYRDGANYTNWELSADRANTARRVMLSAGMDESRIKEIRGFAANQPRFENDPGNPGNRRIAIIVLNEFAANNYKDVIASSDGEFSVE; encoded by the coding sequence ATGGTCGACGAGAATCAGGACAACAATCAGCAGCCAATCATAATCAAGAAGAAGAAGGGTGGCCACGGCGGCCATCACGGCGGGGCGTGGAAAGTAGCCTATGCGGATTTCGTCACCGCGATGATGGCATTCTTCCTGGTCATGTGGATTGTCAGCCTTGATGACTCAATCAAGGAAAATGTCGCCCAATATTTCAGGGACCCGGGCGGCCTCTCAGGAGCCGGCGCCGAGGGAGTCCTTCCCGGAAAGAAAGGGCTGTTCAAGGATGGGTCCGGGAGCAAACCCGTAAAGGATCTGAAACGTCAAGAAAAAGCCGCAGAGACCTTCAAGAGTCTCAAAGATGTCGGCAAGAGAATCGGCGAAAAGCTCGAGTCTATGAGCAGCTTCACAAGATTCAAAAACCAGATCGATATCGAGCTCACACCTGACGGCCTCAGGATACTGCTGATAGAGAACAATGACAAATCGTCATTCTTCGCGAGCGGATCTGCAGAGATGAGCATAGATGGTCAGGCGATCCTGGATGCTATTTCCGCCGAAATCTCGACACTCTCCTACAGTGTAGTGATCGAAGGTCACACTGACAGCAAGAAGTATCGGGATGGTGCGAATTACACTAACTGGGAGCTGTCCGCCGATCGCGCTAATACTGCGCGACGCGTTATGCTGAGCGCTGGCATGGATGAATCGCGGATCAAGGAAATCAGAGGATTCGCAGCCAATCAACCGAGATTTGAAAACGATCCAGGGAACCCCGGCAACCGACGAATTGCTATCATAGTCTTGAACGAATTCGCTGCCAACAACTACAAGGACGTCATCGCTTCTTCTGATGGAGAGTTCTCGGTCGAGTAG
- a CDS encoding cytochrome c3 family protein has protein sequence MSKAFGITSLLVILTVATLLSFALLGHNNPETDHFFTAVLIAADSMEAPDLEYVGAQKCRLCHFEIYESWRGTKHARAITLLEGDQPTSPECIRCHSTGIKADGTLIENVECESCHGPGSEYRKMRVMKDLGKAIELGLVVAGETACLGCHNEDSPDFKGFEYTPGQTTGVHILVSSASK, from the coding sequence TTGTCTAAAGCATTTGGCATCACATCGCTTCTTGTCATTCTGACTGTTGCAACGCTTCTCTCTTTCGCACTTTTGGGCCACAACAACCCGGAGACAGATCACTTCTTCACCGCTGTGTTGATCGCCGCTGACAGCATGGAGGCACCAGATTTGGAATACGTCGGTGCCCAAAAATGCAGATTGTGTCACTTCGAGATCTACGAATCGTGGAGAGGCACAAAACATGCCAGGGCGATAACGCTTCTTGAGGGCGACCAGCCAACCAGCCCCGAATGCATCCGCTGCCACTCGACCGGCATCAAGGCTGACGGCACATTGATTGAGAATGTCGAGTGCGAGTCGTGCCACGGGCCCGGATCCGAATATCGCAAAATGCGAGTAATGAAGGACCTTGGCAAAGCGATTGAACTCGGCCTGGTAGTCGCCGGCGAAACAGCTTGCCTGGGATGCCATAACGAGGATTCACCCGACTTCAAAGGTTTCGAATATACCCCTGGCCAGACAACAGGCGTGCACATTCTCGTGTCATCTGCCTCAAAGTAG
- the motA gene encoding flagellar motor stator protein MotA, producing the protein MLALLGFLVVLGAVVGGFIWEGGHPLALNQPAEFLIIGGAAMGMLLIGTPLKTLKRMIHQVLSITKSGPQKSDYIELLVMMYEIFNIARRDGVIALEVHIEKPDESEILNKYKRFINDHFAVAFFCDTVRSITTGAVPGHELDEIMDLDLDSHHSEEETPTGILSKVGDALPGFGIVAAVLGVVITMGAIDGPPEVIGHKVGAALVGTFLGILASYGFVQPLTINIEQKTNEALGYYKCLKQGLLGFNRGYVPSFVAEFARRGISPEVRPTFKEVEDACREAKQKKG; encoded by the coding sequence ATGCTCGCATTGCTAGGCTTTCTGGTAGTACTCGGAGCTGTAGTAGGCGGTTTCATATGGGAGGGTGGACATCCGCTCGCCCTTAACCAGCCCGCCGAGTTCCTAATTATCGGCGGCGCAGCTATGGGCATGCTCCTGATCGGAACTCCCCTGAAAACACTGAAGAGGATGATTCACCAGGTTTTGAGCATTACCAAGTCCGGCCCACAGAAAAGTGATTACATAGAGCTGCTCGTGATGATGTACGAAATCTTCAATATAGCTCGTCGAGACGGCGTCATCGCGCTGGAAGTTCACATTGAGAAACCAGATGAAAGCGAAATCTTGAACAAGTACAAACGATTCATAAATGACCATTTCGCTGTCGCGTTTTTCTGCGACACTGTCCGCAGCATCACAACCGGAGCGGTGCCGGGGCACGAACTTGATGAAATAATGGACCTGGATCTGGATTCGCATCACAGCGAAGAGGAAACACCGACCGGCATACTCAGCAAAGTTGGTGATGCGCTGCCCGGTTTCGGTATCGTTGCCGCCGTGCTCGGTGTCGTTATCACGATGGGTGCTATCGATGGTCCCCCCGAAGTGATAGGACACAAGGTCGGAGCGGCATTAGTCGGCACGTTTCTTGGAATTCTCGCATCCTACGGATTCGTTCAGCCGTTGACAATCAACATCGAGCAGAAGACGAATGAGGCTCTCGGCTATTATAAGTGCCTCAAACAAGGATTGCTTGGATTCAACCGAGGATATGTTCCGTCGTTCGTAGCCGAGTTCGCACGCCGAGGTATCTCACCGGAAGTCCGGCCTACATTTAAAGAAGTCGAAGACGCCTGCAGAGAAGCTAAACAAAAGAAAGGCTAA
- a CDS encoding PEP-CTERM sorting domain-containing protein, whose product MKFILLTLAIVSLLASSAFGFTGWLSTPSGVTGTGIWADNFKISWDVTQQGNDWYYEYWLTQTNNEPLVVGAVSHWLLEVSPRTDTGTDFWGFSGGTEVQDNWQTAAGFTFVGRALKLDYGATHYSFYSNRAPVWGDFFAKDGTAGNDQGIFNYAWNTGFFDPDPMDAPSDGSIGYKILRPDTYTEVIPEPTTLGLLGLGLLGLGTRLRKKSM is encoded by the coding sequence ATGAAATTTATCTTGCTCACACTGGCTATTGTTAGCCTTCTCGCTTCGTCGGCGTTCGGCTTCACAGGTTGGCTTTCGACGCCATCAGGAGTGACTGGCACAGGAATCTGGGCTGACAACTTCAAGATATCCTGGGATGTCACTCAGCAGGGCAATGACTGGTATTACGAGTACTGGTTGACACAGACCAATAATGAGCCTCTGGTTGTAGGTGCTGTCAGTCACTGGCTGCTGGAAGTCTCACCCCGTACTGATACGGGAACAGACTTCTGGGGATTTAGTGGTGGAACAGAGGTGCAGGACAACTGGCAGACAGCGGCTGGGTTCACATTTGTCGGACGTGCTCTCAAGCTCGACTATGGTGCGACGCATTACTCATTCTATTCCAACCGCGCCCCGGTGTGGGGTGACTTCTTCGCGAAGGATGGCACCGCCGGAAACGACCAGGGGATCTTCAATTATGCCTGGAATACCGGTTTCTTTGATCCGGACCCGATGGATGCTCCATCCGATGGTTCGATCGGATATAAGATTCTGCGGCCGGATACGTATACTGAGGTTATCCCGGAACCGACCACTCTCGGACTTCTCGGATTGGGACTACTTGGTCTGGGCACCCGGTTACGCAAGAAATCCATGTAA
- a CDS encoding dihydroorotase, whose amino-acid sequence MNESNLKVIAGGRVIDPQANLDCKADVYIENGKVKKIETGSLLAKKDVKKYKAGECIWVEGFMVTPGLIDIHVHLREPGREDEETVVTGAEAAAAGGFTAICCMPNTSPPIDNQETVQFILDRAANAPVKVFPIAAVTKERKGEQLSEVGDLVNAGAVAISDDGSPVSSAVVMKRALDYARMFDIAVISHAEDNSLSGGTHMNEGYTSTTLGIKGNPSISEEICITRDMLLADYTKSRLHIAHVSTRGSVELLREGKRRNIAVTAEVTPHHFTLTDDLIAERFDTNLKMNPPLRTKADVEGVIAGLQDGTIDCIATDHAPHSIEEKDVEFDLAPNGIIGLETALGLAVTHLVKPGLLSWSDLIEKMSANPAKIMKLEMGTLKKGYPADITVIDPERSWQVNVKKFKSKSRNSPYHGRRLTGRAIMTIVDGKVVYQTV is encoded by the coding sequence ATGAATGAGTCAAATCTGAAAGTAATAGCCGGCGGCCGGGTAATTGATCCCCAAGCGAATCTGGATTGCAAGGCTGATGTATATATCGAGAACGGAAAAGTGAAGAAGATCGAAACAGGCTCTCTGCTGGCAAAGAAAGATGTGAAGAAATACAAAGCTGGCGAGTGCATCTGGGTAGAAGGATTCATGGTCACTCCCGGGCTGATTGATATCCACGTCCATCTGAGAGAACCGGGTCGCGAGGATGAGGAGACAGTCGTCACGGGCGCCGAAGCTGCCGCTGCCGGTGGATTCACTGCGATCTGCTGCATGCCGAACACATCACCACCGATTGACAATCAGGAAACTGTGCAGTTCATTCTCGATCGCGCAGCCAATGCGCCGGTCAAGGTTTTCCCCATTGCCGCCGTCACAAAGGAGCGCAAGGGCGAGCAACTCTCTGAGGTGGGTGATTTGGTCAACGCAGGTGCGGTTGCAATCTCTGACGATGGCTCCCCGGTGAGCAGCGCGGTCGTCATGAAGCGCGCTCTCGATTATGCGCGGATGTTCGATATCGCAGTCATTTCGCATGCTGAGGATAATTCTCTGTCAGGCGGCACTCACATGAACGAGGGATACACTTCGACCACGCTCGGCATAAAAGGAAATCCGTCGATATCGGAAGAGATTTGCATCACCCGCGATATGCTTTTGGCTGATTACACAAAGTCGAGGCTTCACATTGCGCACGTTTCTACGAGAGGATCGGTTGAGCTGCTCCGTGAGGGCAAGCGTAGAAATATCGCAGTGACGGCGGAAGTCACGCCGCATCACTTTACGCTCACCGATGATCTGATCGCTGAACGATTCGACACCAATCTCAAAATGAATCCGCCGCTGCGCACCAAAGCTGATGTCGAAGGAGTGATTGCCGGATTGCAGGACGGCACAATCGACTGCATTGCGACCGATCATGCGCCGCATTCAATCGAAGAGAAGGATGTAGAGTTCGATCTTGCTCCCAACGGAATAATCGGCCTCGAAACTGCACTCGGCCTCGCGGTCACACATCTCGTCAAGCCGGGTCTCCTCAGCTGGTCCGACCTGATCGAGAAGATGTCTGCAAATCCGGCGAAAATCATGAAGCTGGAGATGGGAACGCTGAAAAAAGGATATCCAGCGGATATTACCGTGATAGATCCGGAACGATCATGGCAGGTAAATGTCAAGAAGTTCAAGTCCAAATCGCGCAACAGCCCGTACCATGGCAGACGATTGACCGGTCGTGCAATCATGACAATTGTCGACGGCAAAGTGGTCTACCAGACGGTGTGA
- a CDS encoding DUF819 family protein gives MLEKKTGWKIFNFFPPLIFIYMIPAVLSNTGVMTNDSPVYGWMSDLLLPLFLTIMLLDVDVKGAVRVMGRGIFVMLLGTVGVIVGAPIGYFCVKSALDPEAWRGFGTLAGSWIGGTGNMAAVNEALKTIQGVDPSIAEQIAAKNYGLAAIADNMVYLIWLPIMLGSKNLAKRFNKFTGVSQKRLDDMHAAAGELSTDKGKVEMRHILYLLFFGLAVTFVASSLAGVLPTKSPILTASTWKILLVTSLALLLSLTRARKIPGSHPLAMALVYLFVAKMGGSADISGLAEDAPWFVAGAYIWIFIHGVFCLLGAKIFKVDVHTVAIASAANIGGAASAPIVAAYHNEALVPVSILMALIGYAIGNYGALAAAWLCSLVA, from the coding sequence ATGCTGGAGAAGAAGACCGGTTGGAAGATATTCAATTTCTTTCCTCCTCTGATTTTCATCTATATGATTCCTGCGGTATTGTCGAATACCGGTGTGATGACTAATGACTCTCCAGTGTATGGCTGGATGAGCGATTTGTTGCTGCCGCTGTTTCTGACCATCATGCTGCTCGATGTCGACGTAAAGGGAGCCGTAAGGGTAATGGGGAGAGGGATCTTTGTCATGTTGCTCGGCACCGTCGGAGTCATTGTCGGCGCACCGATCGGCTACTTCTGCGTCAAGTCCGCGCTCGATCCGGAAGCGTGGCGCGGATTCGGAACTCTCGCCGGAAGCTGGATCGGAGGAACCGGCAATATGGCGGCTGTCAACGAGGCTTTGAAGACAATTCAGGGTGTCGATCCGTCGATTGCCGAACAGATTGCTGCCAAGAACTATGGACTTGCCGCTATCGCCGACAATATGGTTTATCTCATTTGGTTGCCGATCATGCTCGGTTCCAAGAACCTGGCCAAACGATTCAATAAGTTTACCGGAGTTAGTCAGAAACGGCTCGATGATATGCATGCTGCCGCGGGCGAGCTGAGCACCGACAAGGGAAAAGTGGAGATGAGGCATATTCTCTATCTCCTCTTCTTCGGACTTGCGGTGACATTTGTCGCGAGTTCTCTTGCAGGCGTGCTGCCTACCAAATCTCCTATCCTCACAGCCAGCACATGGAAGATACTCCTCGTAACTTCGTTGGCCTTGCTGCTGTCTCTGACCAGAGCGAGGAAAATCCCCGGATCGCATCCTCTCGCCATGGCTCTGGTCTATCTGTTTGTGGCCAAAATGGGAGGAAGCGCCGATATTTCCGGACTCGCGGAAGATGCACCATGGTTCGTTGCGGGAGCATATATCTGGATATTCATTCACGGAGTATTCTGCCTGCTCGGGGCGAAGATCTTTAAAGTTGATGTTCATACAGTCGCGATTGCGTCGGCCGCTAACATCGGAGGCGCTGCATCTGCGCCAATAGTAGCCGCATACCATAATGAGGCGCTCGTACCCGTCAGCATTCTGATGGCGCTGATTGGTTATGCAATCGGCAACTACGGTGCACTTGCCGCCGCATGGCTGTGCTCACTCGTTGCGTAG